A DNA window from Arachis duranensis cultivar V14167 chromosome 3, aradu.V14167.gnm2.J7QH, whole genome shotgun sequence contains the following coding sequences:
- the LOC107479810 gene encoding uncharacterized protein LOC107479810 yields the protein MELELFDVWGIDFMGPFPPSYSNNCILVAVDYVSKWVEAIATSTNENKVLISFLRKNIFSRFGVPRALISDGGTHFCNKQLETLLLKYGVKHKVAIPYHPQTNGQAEISNRELKRILEKTVGNSRKEWSKRLDDALWAYRTAFKTPIGKLKSRWYGPFTIFKVSPYGHVELMEDKTQRTFTVNGHRLKHYLGESLDEQRLSYNLN from the exons ATGGAGTtggagttgtttgatgtatgggggattgatttcatgggaccattcccaccCTCATACTCGAACAACTGTATATTGGTGGCTGTGgattatgtgtcaaaatgggTAGAGGCCATAGCTACATCAACAAATGAGAACAAGGTTTTGATAAGTTTTTTGAGAAAAAACATATTCAGCCGATTTGGGGTTCCAAGAGCACTCATAAGTGATGGGGGGACACATTTCTGTAATAAGCAACTTGAAACACTCCTCCTAAAGTATGGAGTCAAGCACAAAGTGGCAATCCCATACCATCCACAGACCAACGGGCAAGCTGAGAtttcaaatagagaactcaaaagaatccttgAAAAGACTGTTGGAAACTCAAGAAAGGAATGGTCCAAAAGGCTGGATGATGcactatgggcttacaggacagccttcaagacaCCTATTG GGAAGCTAAAGTCAAGATGGTATGGACCCTTCACAATCTTCAAGGTGTCTCCCTATGGGCATGTGGAGCTTATGGAGGACAAGACACAGAGGACTTTCACTGTCAATGGCCACAGGCTTAAGCACTACTTGGGGGAGTCATTGGATGAGCAGAGATTGAGCTATAATCTCAATTGA